TTATGACCTTGATTTCATTTTCAATGctcaatcgttttttttttttggttttgttaaaTGTTTCCAAGTACAttaatcaataggtcaactatatttgttgaatgaaatGTTTGTAAGGTATGTCTGTATGGCAGGTTTCATTTGACCTTCACCTCCTCATTATTACTTGATTTTGGTAAAAAGCAGGCAACTTTGATTGATAATTGTCTAAttatatcataccacatctcctaactTTAATAAGACATTCAGGGTGTGCAAACTTGTTTAAACCTCAAGGACCAGTAGTACATGGGTGTTTTAGCCCAGATTTTAATGTATTTGTATTATCATCTGTTTCAGTCATgaacagtcagagctcagacataaagtcgatgtttgtttttgacttaaagaattaagtcaaaacatgtatttaatataaaaatgtgttttcaattttagacttatctaaatcagaaaatgacagacttgtttaggtctatttatgttgatgataAAACTTAATTTTACTTGGTGGCCAAATTaaagtacaccacctatgacagcaaaacctgtctgagagttcacaaggacttgagctatctatattttattatctaattgaacccacccccagtgaaaaatggtaattttccgtctattttccgatttcaaaacgaccttgagaggtgaacacCGACAAGactgtgtttttttgtcattcaagtattaccctatagttacagtAGTCCATTCATGCTAGCTGGGAGTATATTGGAATTCAGTGTCTTGCTTgggaattattattgtcaagtcaggtcggcctaaatgtccgtttttatggatttttgacaaaacggtgacctagattttacagactagattcctattggccatattatacctcgttgtgttcctataccacctatgcatgcatatatgataatagtttttaccaacagtcacttccagttacgtagtggccatcaaaagatgcccacccccacctgattttggctacttttcatgtttttccgattttgaactcttaaacaGCTTTCAAAGTGCCAAATTTTCATGAACAGACATCTGAGAAGAGTTGATTGACCATGAactgcttggttgaagtccctgctatcatgacagttcagttggggcagttcaaaaaaagtatggagggtcatacgggccatcaaataatggttgtcgccatcacgCCTACAGGCGGGATTGTGGGTTAAAGGGTTTATATTGGAATGAgagttatattttatgataatacataacatatataaaggtttaggatgaacacggatgcggccactttcatttttgacaaaaaccatctgaaaagttacattttttaacaaatttgatagatttttcattttgagcttgaatcggatcgtttttaatgactaaatcagttaaaatctttcacaaaaactaacagaatcaaatgaaatagacacttaagtgtatCAAAAGAGGTCAAAATCtgtcgtcagatgaacctgaaatttgaggccaaaatcggtccttaccggacctactcctttcatagatttctatttatttaaactaaagttatagtgcgaaaaccaagaaaatgcttatttgggcccctttttggctccTACATGttattcctaaattgttgggaccaaaactcccttAATctatcccaatcttccttttgtgttcataaactttgcatttaaatttcattgatttctttttactaatatactaaagttattgtgcgaaaaccaagaataatgcttatttgggccctttttggccccttattcccaaactgttgggaccaaaacttccaaaagcaatcccaaccttccttttatggtcataaaccttgtgtttaaatttcatagatttctattcacttatactaaagttatagtgcgaaaaccaaaagtctttgGATGCCGACGACGAgagacaacgacgacgacgatgagagacaacgacgacgacaacgtaaaaccaatatacgaccaaaacattttcaatttttgcggtcgtataaaaatgtaacACTTAAAAAATTTCATGCGTTTAAGGGCTTTTCTGGAATAACCTCAAACCTAAACAATTGTGTTGAACAGTTAAAGCTGAAAGGAACTATAAGTATGAAAGGAGGTGAAAAATAATAGTCAATGGGACAATAATCCaagattctaaaaaaaaatatactcgaATTAGTTGTGTTGATTTCACAAATATCGAAACAtgtatattttgtgcaatgtcaattttatcataaaatttgACTGATCACCATGGCAACAAACaattactacatttgtatattttgcaaaatgTCTTGATTTTCCATCTTTATATTTCACTTTTGAAGTATAATTTGAAATGGAAAAGTATGTGCTCACCCAAGAGACAACTTTATATTTGGCAGATTGTGTAATAAATTGCTTCTATGAGCATAGCCTGATACAATCACAGAGGTTGAATCCTGAACAgctggggcaaatttggacacaatattcaagcttgatactgtctgaatttggattgtgatcaaatttttgacatagtataggtttctgacacaaaataaatatcaagatcttacaaatttattgcgcaatactgtgcaattaaagattctttttgaaattttaaaattttgagaaaaaaaatttgaaccccttaaaaaaattgaaaacacccCCCAAACTTTTTGAATCCCTCCTTTGAACAACTACCCTTATACTCAATcacagcctttcctttgtagtattgaaccttgtagtccaatttcagagagatccatactcttaaacacaagttatgtctggaaactagaaaaaaagcttctttttggcccttaattcctgcATGAAttgggcaattacccccaaactcaatccatGCCTTCCTATTGTGATATGGATCTTTGTGATACAATGTCAGAGTGaaccatacacttacacacaagttattggccagaaactacaaaaaagcttgtttttggccccttttgccCTTAATTCCAAAACTGTTGGCACTgtaacccccaaaatgaatctAAACCTTCTATTTGTGGTATTAAatattgtggtataatttcagagcaattgaaatacttatacacaagttaatatcctgaaagtagaaaaatgcctgttttgggcccctaattttAAAACGGTTGGAACCATCATCCTCAAAATCAACCAcaaccttccctttgtggtattgaaccatcttattaaatttcatagagatccattcacttttaaaaactaaagttattgtccagaaaccaaatgtgtcttcggatgaCGCAGACAACtctatcataccattatacgatcccaaaaaatTTCTTGCAATCATAAAAGGCTATATATACTTCATTACAAATAAGGACAATTATAATACTTACAATAAAAAAGTCATAAAatagtatttattttaaaatcatatcaaaatcAACAATAACAAAGACAACATATAGTTATGTTTACATTCTAATGCATTCCACAAACAATGTGGTCACAATAATCATATGAAATACATAGTTATATGTTGATATAGTTCAATTACTAATCATCATTCTGATTACATAAAGTTTTTCTTGGAGCAtctcaaagttttaaattttgtgaaaataaataaaatagttattgAAGGATATGCATGTTAAAATGCATTTTTCGAACTCACAAATAAAGTGTCTGTCTGTTGCAATACTGTGTATAGCTTACATGTAAAAATGAGGAAAATATGTCACATTTGAGATGCCCCTAAGCAAAGAGAAATAACTCTTTTTTCATATATTACTACACCCATTATGTTTATTTCAgccattttcatatttttttctaaatttcatagTATCATGGATGAATTCAATTCTGTTTCACATAGATGCTTAAAAAGTAATGACAATATTGGCAATAAACAAACACCCAAATGAtgtaaagagttatctccctttttacaTTCTACCCCTTAACAATATTTCTTTATAGTTACGGTTCATACATACAATACCTTACATACATTTCTATTATTGAAATACTCAACATTCTTTCAACACTTCTATCAGCTTACAAtaacttaataaatttaaataagtCTTCAACAGAAGACATTTTAtcactaaaaaataaattattgttaaCTAAACCACCTAGAATGCATTTGTTTGGTTACATGAATTCGATGAAAAATCTAAGCAAACAAAAAGGATGAACTATGTGTAAAGCTCCAATCGAGAATTGCAAATTCTCCtttgataaatttagaaattatttaaaataataaacgaaGGCAACCACTACAGAGGATGCAGAATAAACAATGATCATATCTCATCTTACTGAACTTTTACAATCggttttaagaagaaaaaattctATATTCTATTAatcatagttttaaaaataatgtgtaaGTAAAATTAATTTCCTATTATAGACAATATGCATCAGACCCAACTCCCTCTTGAGAGTTTCctaatattttagatattttaaaaatctttGGTCTTAAAACTTCACTAGATACAAAGCACCACCTTATATGACATTTTTACAGGCTAAAATGGTCAATACTACATGATTAATATTTGCACATATTAACTTTTTACAATGGTCAATCAGTTGATCAACTACATATCTTGTCACTCGATAAGATTGGTACTGTAAGCTAGTTATTTATGCAGAGTTTAAATTTCAGTTCATTTTTATTACTAATACTTTTTAATGGCTTCAGGATCACTTTTATGAAAGGATCATTATGAGATAtttctcaatttatttatttgaataacaAACAAGAGTAAATcattcattaaaatttcaaactttaaGTTCTTATGTTTAAGTTAACATTATACAAATTTCTTTAAGTTCTAATTGtcatattgttttctgtttacgCTGTAACCAATGCAACAATTGTCTTTTTGTTTCACTGTGCTAACTGTCTTCTCTTAACTGCCACAATGACCGACCAAACCAAAGCTACTGCATTGCCAAATAATACACggtactgaaaaataaaatatacagaatatataaaatacctaattgtaatgaaaaatattaaatggaAGACATCAAATATGTGTTACCAAATAAAACATGGCAACGAAAAACAATTTCAAAGATATATCAAACTTGCATAACAAAATAATACACAGTACtgaataaaatgtatagaaaaatacCACCTGccttaatatcaaataaaacttggtattgaaaaatatttacagAATAAATTAAACCTGATTTACCAAACAATACTGGAAACGCTACTGATACATGGTACATTGTACTAAATAAAACTATTGACTCCAATGTCCCTAAATAActtatcaaacaaagttttcatacattctttaaaaataaagataaaaaaatccATTCACAATTTCACCTCGCCTCAAGCAAATTGTTTTACAATTCATTtcagccttttatagctgactatgtagtatgggctttgctcattgttgaaggctgtagcagtgacctatagttgttaatttctgtgtcatttggtctcttgtggagagttgtctcaatggctatcataccacatcttctttttataccaGCTTAGCAGTCATTGAAATAGACTCCGGCTAATCAGATACCCAAAAAGTATGTGCATAAACCAAAATGAGGAAGACATATTTTTAACATTGAAATATTTACCTTCAGAGGTACATAGTTTACATTAATAAACTGGAACACGGTCCAAATCTGCCAGTTCATCTTAAGTATTGGCCAGAAAGTTTCTTTGATCTTTGCAATAGCTGCCTCATGCCCTGAACCCTGTATAAACAAAGCAGgttacaaataaataataaaatatttactgtCTCATGCCCTGAACCCTGTATTAATATAGAAGGATATAAATAATATTGAACAATAACTGCAATTCCTTGTAATATTAATAatctttactttttttcaatgctacatgtttgtattgtttattatccctattttgtgcattttctttttttgtgataattttcatatcatgctactcgcttgagatggaaaattattgctagaaactaagcatgtacgtggcgttgctaacgaaattgacatgaaattgacaacgtcgtcataggtaaaatagcgataaaaagattatcattgttcatctcaactcgattgcctttctcgctttcgccgtcccggctcaagcgagaagatcaatctcgttgagatgatcaccgattatctataaatatctATCGTTTTGTCATTATAatatgtctgtctgtttgtttgttttgttttgtttatttagtaacaatcctattgtttggattttttttataaaattcttatTCTCTTATTCTGTAATATGAATGAAAAGAGATGCGAGGTATATGTCAATGAGGCAGCAAACCAAGGACACAAACAAATCATTAAACATCAACAGTTGCTTTTCAACAATAGATGATATAGAATAAGCAATATAAACAATGCCATCAGGGgtggatccagtcattttaaaaaggggggttccagcaatatgctcccattcaaatgcattgatcggccaaaaaaaaagagggggttcccccagaacccccccccgccggaaagtaaacatcagtatgttgatggttttctgaaACTAAAGAAGAAGACCCCCTGGATCCGTCAATGGCCATTAACAGTGCAGGAATATAAACAATGTCATTAACAGTGCAGGAATAGAAACAATGTCATGAACAGTGCAGGAATAGAAACAATGTCATTAACAGTGCAGGAATAGAAATAATGTCATTAATAGTGCAGGAATATAAACACTGTCATTAACAGTGAAGGAATATAAATAATGTCATTACCAGTGCAGGAATACAAACAATGTCATTAACAGTGAAGGAATAGAAACAATGTCATTAACAGTGCAGGAATACAAACAATGTCATTAACAGTGCAGGAATAGAAacaatgttatcaacagtgaagtaatataaacaaaaatgtgtcccaagtacacggatgccccacttgcactatcattttctgtgttcagtggactgtgGAATTGAGggaaaaactctaatttggcattaaaattagaaagatcatatcatatagggaacatgtgtactaagtttcaagttgattggatttaatcttcataaaaaaataccttgaccaaaaacagtGAAGGAATATAATCAGTGCTTTAACAGTGCAGGAATATAAACACTGTCATTAACAGTGCAGGAATATAAACAATGGCATTAACAGTGCAGGAATATAAACACTGTCATTAACAGTGCAGATATATAAACAATGTCATTGACAGTCCTGGTGTCTGTTGTTCAACAGtgttatataaatacaatttgtagattcatttaatatatatattattacctCCAGCATTGTAACTGCATATAAAAAGAGGAGTATAAATGGAGGTGCAAATATAAATCTGTCAAATACAACTCTCTTGATTCCATCAAATGTGGCTGATTCTTTCTTCTTTGGTATCAACTTGTCCATCCATATGTAGAAATAATGTATCAATGGTCCACTTACTGCAAAGCTACAATAAAGTGTAGAAATAATGTATCAATGGTCCACTTACTACAAAACTACAATACAATGTAATGTAGAAATAATTCATCAATGGCAAACATACAACAATAATACTATGAAGTGAAGAAAATATGCATCAATCAGTACTAGTGGCAGATGATTCATCATTGGTCCTAAAATAATACCACaataaactagaaataaaacttttatgCCACAATTTATGTTTGTTTGATGGAGACATCTTATactttcaggtatttcacatcaacTTTTTacggtaatattctttacaaagcacaaaaaaatGTCAGCATTCACCTCAAAatctaacaaaacctttaaacaaacagatttattaagaaggaatatagttacaatactgtggtcaggtcattaaagattgcatatttttgctttaatattgattcacttatagggtctttgcattggaaataaacacatttattctaagaCAAGTTGTTGGCATGTTATGGGTAacgttcttttcatatattttatgatggtataatattatACTAAgtctaaacccctaacgggagggattgtgcttcatattcatatgatgaagacaatctttcaatcagttaaattgaggtctggagtAGTCCTATGATATAAGACTCTGCatgttcatatcatttacattcaacgttttttatcggatatttttttttactatcaatgttgaccCGCAgattcaacattgatagtaaaaaaaaaatatccgataaaaaacgttaaatgtaaatgatatgaacctgcagagtcttatattataggactaaggtctggagctggcatgtcagttataTAACTACTAGTAGatctttgttaatttttgtatcattgtcattttgtttagtttctattgttacctattctgacatcggactcagcaTGCTTacacttcttttaaactgagttttactgcgCATAttgttgtgtttgttttttgcgtctgtcccaagtcagacctctggcctttggtagtcttgtatgatttttaattttagtttcagagtttagtatgacgtccattatcactgaactagtatagatttttgtttaggggccagctgaagcatgcctTTGGGTGAGGGGTTTTCTCGCTGtcttgaagacctattggtggacTGCGGCAGAGTGAGTGTTGTCCGCTCTTTgatctggttgttgtctctttgacacattccccatttcaatctGAATTTTGTGTCATCAATGTTTTTCTATGACTTTTTCcttaaaatggaatttataattaaatgtatacaaggaatgactaatattttttctgtggtTTCAAAATTATCTTAAAAATGTGGTACTCAATTTTATATGACTCGCTACACAGGTTATGCAATGagcaccacatttttaatgttatttcttcatagagagaaaaaaatattacagtcctCCCTTTTATAGTACTGACCTAAAGGAGGCATAAGCAGTCACACTTCACAAGGTCAAGGCTATTTTTCCACCATTTTGTTGGTTAGGGATAATCCTAAATAGTACTCACCTTAAGGAGGCATAAACAGCCACACTTCACCAGGTTATTTTGCCACCAATTTGTTGGTTAGGGACACTAGTCATCTAGTACTCATCTAAAGGAGGCATAAGCAGCCACCCTTTGTCAGGCTATACTTCCACCATTTTGTTGGTTAGGGACAATAGTATTCACACAAAGGAGGGATAAGTAGAAGCTATTTTTCCACCATTTTGTTGGTATGGGACAATAGTACTCACCCAAAGGAGGGATAAGAAGAAGCTATTTTTCCACCCTTTTGTTGGTTAGGGACAATAGTACTCACCTAAAGGAGGCATAAGCAGCCACACTTCGCCAGGCTATTTTTCCACCATTTTGTTGGTTAGGGACAATCAATTGTGATATGATGTTACCAATGGCCGACACCGAAGAactgaaaaaaatacaacataataAGCTCTTCTTGTTTCTTTTTAATATGTTGGTAACATTACGGTATGTCATGTAGGGATGTTAATAGCTTACCATCCAACagtacagtatgggttttgctcattggtgaaggtcctatggtacatacatgtatatgtgtatcTTGTATATGTAAATGGTGACTTTTAGTTTGTAATAATTATGTACGTCAGTTAGTCTCTTAGACGTTGTAAGATGACCAGTAGATgtttgtctcatttgaaatcataccatATATCTTGTTATTTACATATTCATGATATCAGCTGTTTATCCTGAAAATACCATCAAACTTAGACTGGGGTTTTGGAGATTTTGAATCAATAGTTGGTCtaattggggtctaagcgtgacgctgGATTGCTGATTTGTTGTAAGCGACTAAGCGTGACATGtcaaagtcaaattattgtgccgtgaaaacgggaaatgatgtctagcgggacatgggaaattacaaaaaaatgagaattgcttacatacatagtATAAGCGTGATActggaatctgacaaaacagtaagcgggatccgggatcagaaccccctcAATAGTGACTCTTCAGTTATTTTCATGGGatacaaacatttgaaaaaaatgcctGTATTCGATTATGATTCTGATGACATGCATTGAATCATTGAGTTTTCTTTATTAGTCATGTTAgtcattttagtttttatgttgtactgttgctCCAATATGTCCTAGGGAAAGGGTTAGCATcaatgtttaactctaccacattgaCATTGTATCTGCCTATccttagtcaggagcctgtaattcagtggtttttgtCTGTTGCTGTACATTCATATAtcgcatttgtttttttttcatttattgagttgtaaacatttgtcatttcgtgtcTAAATAATTTGCTACATATATGAGGTATGGTGAAATGAAGCATCATATGATattcacaaaataaaatcactgtGTAATGGTTATTTGGTCTATCATGGCCTTTACCTCAGTCAGacctcagacataaacaagtcgatttttgtttttgacttaaagaagttaaaacatgtattttttataaaaatgtgttttgaattttagacttatctaccGGTATGCAAGATTAGAGGATAAAGATAAAaattacaggtcaccgtacggccttcaacaatgaacaaaacccattcTGTAttgtaaatgtgaaataattcataAGTGAAAACCAATGTCtaattgttaatatatatttacttGTAAACCACTAAGTTGGCCACCCAACAACCCAACTTGACCAATATAAGACATTAACATATATGCAACTTTCTATTAATCTGACATTAAAAATTTGACAGTTGATAATATTAATACATTTGtcattgtatattttgtattttcagggTACCAAGTGAGAACTGTAAAGTCAGTGATGTCAAGCAGTGTGTGGATATGTACTCTATTCCTTTATTccttcatgaaaaaaaaataatgatttttttgccTGTGCAAATTCCTTAAAGTATTGTAATATTTCTACGATGTTGAATAAAAGGTCAAGAAGTCTTCAAGGGCATAccatacagttttgatcctgtatttacagtttgatgaaaattccaatataggctattttttgcctgattaaatcaaatatgtaataaaaaaatataaccaccatgtgctactttttgagttaaatgaggtcgaaattttgtttATTACCTCCCGAAGTTCCTGTCTGTCATTTGTTCATTGACATCTTTTTCAGGGTTCAGTAATGGCTTGGAATTTGGGGATATGAGTAATATACTTGGTATATGGCTTCCTTGCAACGTCTATACATCTATCAGACATGGTTCACCTGACCGTATCTTCATTTCATAGATGAG
The window above is part of the Mytilus edulis chromosome 6, xbMytEdul2.2, whole genome shotgun sequence genome. Proteins encoded here:
- the LOC139527492 gene encoding peroxisomal membrane protein 2-like isoform X3, encoding MSLSKDKSNENAFEKALKAYLGLLQSRPVLTKAITSSSVSAIGNIISQLIVPNQQNGGKIAWRSVAAYASFSFAVSGPLIHYFYIWMDKLIPKKKESATFDGIKRVVFDRFIFAPPFILLFLYAVTMLEGSGHEAAIAKIKETFWPILKMNWQIWTVFQFINVNYVPLKYRVLFGNAVALVWSVIVAVKRRQLAQ